The window GAGATTGGCCAGGTTGGCTCTGTTTCGTGCACCGAAGTTGTCAGCAGCATTCGACCAGTCTGAACCCCAGCTGTTGCGGCCGCTAACGCCCTGATAACCGAATTTCACGCCGATGTCGCGTGAGAAGCCGTCTTCGGCTTCGACAATACGCGCTTCTACCATCACTTGGCGGGTGGCGACATCCAATTCATCAATCAGCTTTTGAAATTTTTGAATCACACCGATGTTGTCGGTAATAATCAAGGTGTTGGTTGACGGGTCGATTAATGCGCTGCCGCGCTCGCTCAACAAGGTGTTGCGGCTGTTGCCGCTATTGCTGCTGTTGCCGTCTTCAAGGCGCAGGATTTTGCGGAATTCTTCCACATTTTTGTATTTTAATTGGAAGGTTTGTGAATAAAGCGGGCCCAGCTCTTCAATTTCTTTTTGTGCCTGCAAAGTGGCTTTGTCTTTTGCCAGCAATTCTTCACGGGGGGCAACATTGATGATATTGCCTTGGCGGCGCATGTCGAGATTGCGTGCCTGCATCACCAAATCAAGCGCTTGATCCCAAGGTACATCTTTTAAGGTTAATGTCATTTTGCCGTTTACGCTGTCGCTGGCCACGATATTGGTGCCGGATTCTTTGGCCAGAATCTGCAAAATGGTGCGCACTTCGATGTCTTGGAAATCGAGCGAAATGCGGCGGCCACTGAATGAACGGTTGGCATTGCTGCGCAAACCGGGGGCGGCAGTGGCAACTTTAGGGCTGATTTCAAAGCTGAAACGGCCGCCTGCCGATTGGGTGCGAATGTCCCAACTGCCTTGGTTGCGGATAACCACTTGGGTGTTGTTGCCGATACGTTTCATGGTGATGTTGCGTACGGGGGTATTGAAGTCAGCGACATCCAGGCTGCGTTGGGCTTGTGTCGGCAATGGGTGGTTTTTCAGCGTAATCACCACGCGGTCGCTTTGCTGTTTGATATCGGGTTCGCCGGAAAAAGAGGGCGCAGTCAGCTCGATAATGCCGGAATTGCGCGCGCCTTTTCGAAAATCAATGTTGGCGCTGCTGACGGTTTGTGTCTTACGTGGTGCCGGCGATTGGCCGGCCGGCTCGCTGGAGACCACACGACTATCGATGCGGCCGGGGTTGTAGATGGCGGCGGCGCTGCCGGTTTGTTCGACCGATTCGCTCACATAGACCCAAACTTCATTGCCTTTGATTTCGGTGTTGTATTGGCCGGCTTTGTTCAAGCCCAAGACGATGCGGGCACGGTCATTGTTTTGCGCGGCGGTAATCTGGCTCAGCAGCGGATCGGCATATTCCAGCACCGGTTGGGCAAGCTGGATATTGGTATTGGAAAAATCCAGCGCAATCCGCGCCGGTGTGGTGGTGATAAAGCCGCTTGGCGAAACAACTTCTTTATCAAAGGTGATTTTGATAATTTTTTGGTTATCGGGCAGGGTGGATACGTTGATATCGGTAATATTGCCTGCGAAAGCTGTTTGTACGGCCAACGCCAATATAGCGGCGGAAAGCGTTTTAATGTTGCGTGATTTCATAAACATGATGCCCCTTAATGGTATTAGTTTTGCGTGTTTGCGGTGTCTGCGGCACCGCTGCTCAACGGTAATTCTGCATTGCGGAAAACCCAGTTGCCGTAGGTGTCTTCCACAACTTCGGTCAGCACGATTTTGTCGTCTGTAATGGACTGGATTTGGCCGAAGTTTTGGCCGATATAGTTGCCCGCTCTGACGGTATAAACATGGCCGTCTGCTTCAATATAGCCTGAGATGCGGTTGCCGCTTTTCAGCGTGCCGACGTATTTCAGGTTTTCGAGGCTGAAACCTTCGAGGATTTCTTTCGGGCGGCTCATATTGGGCGCGTTGGCACCTTGTTGGCCGACATTGAGCCGTTTGCTGTCAAAAGCATTCAGGCCGGAGTAGTTGGGCGGCATGTAGGTTTGGGCGGGGTGGATGGCGGGCGGCTCAAACGATAAAGCATGTGCTTTGGCTTGTGTGCGCGTATTGTTCATCCACTCGCGCAAATCTTCATGGGCGGGGGTGCAGGCATTTAATGCTAATAAGCCTGCGAGTAATATCGTATATTTCATATCAAACCTCTCAGGCTGTTTATTTGGCTTCGCTGGCGACTGCTGCTATTTCGGCAGCCACTTCTTCGGCCGGACGTGCTTTGTAGGTGTTGGCGGTGGCTGAAAGCGTGAGCTGGTTGCTTTTTTCATCTTTGCTTTGGCCGACTTTCAGCGAATCAAGGGTAATGATGCGGGAAAGTGCGCCGACATCACGGGTAAATTGATTGATTTGGCTGTATTTCCCGGTGATGGCAATATCGTAAGGCAGCACCTGGATTGGGCCGTCGTTTACCGGTGCTTGCGGCGTTACGCTGTCCATGCGCAAACCGTTGGTCGCACCGGCCTGATGCAACTCTTGAATCAGGTTGGGAATTTCGGCATCGGTAGGCAGTTGTTTGAGCAACACGTTAAACGATGTTCTAATTGCTGCAAGCTCCATTTTCAAGTTGTCGAGATTGGCGGCTTGAATGCTTTTTTGGGTGTAGGTTTCTTTCAGTTGGGTTTCTTGTGTTTTTGCTGCATCCAGTGTTTCAAGCTGAGTGCGGAAAAGGGCGAAATAGCCAACGGTCAGCACGGCGATAACGGTTAATGCCGCTAAAGCCAGCTTGGCCGGCGCATTGAGCAGATACAGGTTTTGTATATCGATATCTTTAAAATTTTGAGCGGCCATGATTAATTTTCCTGTGTGTCGTTATTGGCTGCAGGCAAAGGCCGGTTGTCGTTCAGCAATACTTTCAAGGTGAATTCCTGTGCATTGTCCACTTTTTTGATGCTCAGCAGCTCCGGCTGCATAAACAGGCCGGTGCTGGGGATGGAGCGCATAAACATGGCGATTTTATTGTCGCTCACGGCTTTGCCGCTGATGGTGTAAGTGTCTGGGCTTTCGACATGAACAGCCGTCAGATAGGCACCTTCGGGCATCAATACATTGAGGGTGTCGAGAATAGAGGCCGCCTGAAAACGTTTTTGTTGCAGCTCTTCAACTTTTTGCTTGCGAGCCAGAAAATCTTCTTTTTCTTCTTGCAGTTTTTTGATTTCCAACAGGTTTTTATCGAGATTGGCGATTTCGGCAGTCAGCAGCCCGTTGCGCGCCTGTTGATTGCGGATGGCGCTGTTGATTGACAGGTAAGTTAGCACTACTAATCCCAGCCCTGCTATCAATGCCATCAGCATCAGTAATTTAAATTTCTGCTTCTTTTTTTGCCGGATTTCTTCCCGGTAGGGCAGAAGATTGATTTTGGTCAGTTCGATCATTTTTTATAATCCCCTTAATGCCAGCCCGAAAGCCAATGTCAGTGATGGTGCATCTATTTGTAGTTGTGATAAGTCTACTTTACT of the Uruburuella testudinis genome contains:
- a CDS encoding pilus assembly protein PilP translates to MKYTILLAGLLALNACTPAHEDLREWMNNTRTQAKAHALSFEPPAIHPAQTYMPPNYSGLNAFDSKRLNVGQQGANAPNMSRPKEILEGFSLENLKYVGTLKSGNRISGYIEADGHVYTVRAGNYIGQNFGQIQSITDDKIVLTEVVEDTYGNWVFRNAELPLSSGAADTANTQN
- a CDS encoding type 4a pilus biogenesis protein PilO, translating into MAAQNFKDIDIQNLYLLNAPAKLALAALTVIAVLTVGYFALFRTQLETLDAAKTQETQLKETYTQKSIQAANLDNLKMELAAIRTSFNVLLKQLPTDAEIPNLIQELHQAGATNGLRMDSVTPQAPVNDGPIQVLPYDIAITGKYSQINQFTRDVGALSRIITLDSLKVGQSKDEKSNQLTLSATANTYKARPAEEVAAEIAAVASEAK
- the pilQ gene encoding type IV pilus secretin PilQ, with amino-acid sequence MKSRNIKTLSAAILALAVQTAFAGNITDINVSTLPDNQKIIKITFDKEVVSPSGFITTTPARIALDFSNTNIQLAQPVLEYADPLLSQITAAQNNDRARIVLGLNKAGQYNTEIKGNEVWVYVSESVEQTGSAAAIYNPGRIDSRVVSSEPAGQSPAPRKTQTVSSANIDFRKGARNSGIIELTAPSFSGEPDIKQQSDRVVITLKNHPLPTQAQRSLDVADFNTPVRNITMKRIGNNTQVVIRNQGSWDIRTQSAGGRFSFEISPKVATAAPGLRSNANRSFSGRRISLDFQDIEVRTILQILAKESGTNIVASDSVNGKMTLTLKDVPWDQALDLVMQARNLDMRRQGNIINVAPREELLAKDKATLQAQKEIEELGPLYSQTFQLKYKNVEEFRKILRLEDGNSSNSGNSRNTLLSERGSALIDPSTNTLIITDNIGVIQKFQKLIDELDVATRQVMVEARIVEAEDGFSRDIGVKFGYQGVSGRNSWGSDWSNAADNFGARNRANLANLNAARSGSTTITAPTFEMNPNINLPVSSATSSIALVRAIGSGALGLELAAMQQQNKGKIISNPRVLTQDRREAVIESGQEIPYEEATSSGATSITFKKAVLGLTVTPNITPDGQIIMDVKINKDNPVDCTSGGVATLCISTKNLRTQAMVEDGGTLIVGGIYEESNSNIVNKVPLLGDIPLVGNLFKSRARTETRRELLIFITPRIMDSMGSTLRY
- a CDS encoding PilN domain-containing protein; amino-acid sequence: MIELTKINLLPYREEIRQKKKQKFKLLMLMALIAGLGLVVLTYLSINSAIRNQQARNGLLTAEIANLDKNLLEIKKLQEEKEDFLARKQKVEELQQKRFQAASILDTLNVLMPEGAYLTAVHVESPDTYTISGKAVSDNKIAMFMRSIPSTGLFMQPELLSIKKVDNAQEFTLKVLLNDNRPLPAANNDTQEN